A genomic region of Papaver somniferum cultivar HN1 chromosome 7, ASM357369v1, whole genome shotgun sequence contains the following coding sequences:
- the LOC113299031 gene encoding protein NLP6-like, whose amino-acid sequence MSEPEEEENQTSFIPKSSTDKSSVDKDSLMDLDLDFDSSSWPFDQTSFCPRPSSPFFLSIFSSTSSQNQNQQQQQQQLVNVPSLEQQQQQPSSPLWVFSDGDDDKFGSALNGFSSLATSGASIRISDYPKLISRIPESMTVRTEDEKVCLPPTRVVPAESQDLSCVIKERITQALRYFKESTEQTVLAQVWAPIKNGDRYVLTTSGQPFVLDPHSNGLLNYRTVSLMYMFSVDEENDGNMGLPGRVFRQKLPEWTPNVQYYSKNEYPRLIHALNYNVRGTLALPVFEPSGQSCVAVIELILTSQKVNYAPEVDKVCKALQAVNLKSSDILDNPNLQICNEGRQLALAEILEILNVVCEAHKLPLAQTWVPCRHRSVLADGGGVKKSCSSFDGSCVGQVCMSTTDVAFYVVDAHMWGFRDACAEHHLQKGQGVAGRAFASHSSCFSRDITQFSKTEYPLVHYSLMFGLMSCYAICLRSSHTGSDDYILEFFLPPSITDDGEQQDLLSSIMTSMKEHFRSLRVATEHDVEDEKRFIEIVEPVMGEKGVLNSEVLCGISPRGSDSLPNGLSKRKLMAPYDGLSNGENCAGVDGSNASVSVPGNKGTKKPTERRRGKTEKSISLEVLQQYFAGSLKDAAKSLGVCPTTMKRICRQHGISRWPSRKINKVNRSLSKLKRVIESVEGGEGTFNLTSLSTSTPLSVAVGSISWPVSLEGPKEQQSEFQGSKENQSPTQMTLQSTFRGETGNQGVLLSHQEINREQNGSHSKFRKGPNGSKSRSGSADGSTGNPASHGSSQSSPANEIPPLNDFVVHSNQEQGLNIGNSLNVVFPQNGELNLTAAFSIPDALIATQQQLPQPLGGMLVEDAGSSKDLSNLCSLAVEVESGLDDQVPDSSWINPPVLDQTTYQEMAPPRTMPHVTATQDVRTITIKATYRDDIIRFRLLLTSSLIELKEEVAKRLKLEVGTFEIKYLDDDQEWVVLACDADLQECLEISRSSGKHMIRLLVHDMIANLGSSCESSGE is encoded by the exons atgtctgaaccagaagaagaagaaaaccagacGAGTTTCATACCAAAATCATCTACCGACAAATCATCAGTCGATAAAGATTCATTAATGGATCTTGATCTTGATTTTGATTCATCTTCGTGGCCTTTTGATCAAACCTCATTTTGTCCTCGTCCTTcttctcctttttttctttctattttctcttctacttcttcacaaaatcaaaatcaacagcagcagcagcagcagcttgtgaatgttccttctttagaacaacagcaacaacaaccttCTTCTCCCCTATGGGTTTTctctgatggtgatgatgataaaTTTGGTAGTGCTTTAAATGGATTTTCGTCTCTTGCGACTTCTGGTGCTAGTATTCGTATCTCTGATTATCCTAAACTTATTTCCC GTATTCCTGAATCTATGACTGTCAGAACTGAGGATGAAAAAGTGTGTCTTCCACCAACTAGAGTGGTGCCAGCAGAGAGTCAAGATTTATCTTGTGTGATCAAAGAGAGGATAACACAAGCACTTCGATACTTCAAGGAATCAACAGAGCAAACTGTTCTGGCTCAAGTTTGGGCACCCATAAAAAATGGGGACCGATACGTACTTACAACTTCTGGTCAACCTTTTGTTCTTGATCCACACAGCAATGGTCTTCTTAATTACAGAACAGTTTCTCTCATGTATATGTTTTCCGTGGATGAAGAGAATGACGGTAACATGGGTCTTCCTGGCCGTGTTTTCCGGCAAAAATTGCCTGAATGGACTCCAAATGTGCAATATTACAGCAAGAATGAGTATCCACGGCTTATTCATGCTTTGAATTATAATGTCCGGGGGACACTAGCTCTGCCAGTTTTTGAACCTTCTGGCCAGTCTTGTGTTGCTGTGATTGAACTCATACTGACATCTCAGAAGGTTAATTATGCTCCTGAGGTTGATAAAGTCTGTAAAGCTCTTCAG GCAGTAAACCTGAAAAGTTCTGACATTCTGGACAATCCTAATTTGCAG ATATGCAATGAAGGTCGGCAGCTTGCACTTGCTGAAATTTTAGAGATATTAAATGTGGTATGTGAAGCACATAAGTTGCCTTTGGCTCAGACTTGGGTCCCTTGTAGACATCGCAGTGTTCTAGCAGATGGTGGTGGTGTGAAGAAGAGTTGTTCAAGCTTTGATGGAAGCTGTGTAGGGCAAGTCTGCATGTCGACAACTGATGTAGCGTTTTATGTTGTGGATGCTCATATGTGGGGTTTTAGAGATGCTTGTGCCGAGCATCACTTGCAGAAAGGGCAAGGGGTGGCTGGAAGAGCGTTTGCAtcccatagttcatgtttctctcgTGATATTACTCAGTTTAGTAAAACTGAATACCCTTTGGTACATTATTCTCTAATGTTTGGGTTAATGAGCTGTTATGCTATTTGCTTACGTAGTAGTCACACTGGTAGTGATGATTATATTTTAGAGTTCTTTCTTCCACCTAGCATCACAGATGATGGTGAACAACAGGATTTGTTGTCTTCCATCATGACCTCTATGAAGGAACATTTTAGGAGTCTGAGGGTTGCTACTGAACATGATGTGGAAGACGAGAAAAGATTTATTGAAATCGTTGAACCTGTAATGGGAGAGAAAGGTGTTCTAAACTCTGAAGTCTTGTGTGGAATATCTCCCCGAGGCTCTGATAGCTTACCAAATGGTTTGTCCAAGAGGAAGCTCATGGCTCCGTATGATGGTCTAAGTAATGGGGAGAATTGCGCTGGTGTTGATGGTAGCAATGCTAGTGTGTCTGTCCCCGGAAACAAAGGAACAAAGAAACCAACAGAGAGAAGGCGCGGAAAAACTGAGAAGTCTATTAGTTTAGAAGTTCTGCAACAATACTTTGCTGGGAGTCTCAAAGATGCTGCGAAGAGCCTTGGAG TTTGCCCAACAACGATGAAACGCATATGTAGGCAGCATGGAATATCGAGGTGGCCATCACGCAAAATCAACAAAGTTAATCGCTCTCTCTCTAAGCTGAAGCGTGTGATTGAATCTGTTGAAGGTGGTGAAGGAACATTTAACCTGACATCTCTTTCAACAAGTACTCCTCTTTCTgttgcagttggttcaatttcttggCCTGTCAGCTTAGAGGGACCTAAAGAACAACAATCAGAATTCCAAGGATCGAAAGAGAATCAATCACCAACACAAATGACACTTCAAAGTACTTTCCGTGGTGAGACAGGGAACCAAGGAGTATTGTTATCTCACCAAGAAATTAATCGTGAACAAAATGGATCCCATTCAAAGTTCCGTAAGGGCCCAAATGGGTCGAAATCAAGAAGTGGTTCGGCAGATGGCAGCACAGGAAACCCTGCTTCTCATGGTTCAAGCCAAAGTAGTCCTGCAAATGAAATCCCTCCACTGAACGATTTCGTAGTCCATTCCAACCAAGAGCAAGGTCTAAATATCGGCAATTCCCTGAATGTTGTTTTCCCTCAGAATGGGGAGCTAAATCTAACTGCTGCCTTTTCGATACCGGATGCTCTAATTGCAACACAACAACAATTACCACAACCATTGGGAGGAATGTTGGTCGAAGATGCAGGAAGCTCAAAAGATTTGAGTAATCTCTGTAGTTTAGCTGTTGAGGTGGAGAGTGGTTTAGATGATCAAGTTCCTGATTCTTCTTGGATAAACCCTCCAGTTCTTGACCAAACCACATACCAAGAAATGGCTCCTCCGCGCACGATGCCCCATGTAACAGCTACCCAGGACGTGCGAACAATAACTATTAAGGCTACTTATAGAGACGATATTATTAGATTTCGTCTCTTGTTAACGTCTAGTTTGATCGAATTAAAGGAGGAAGTAGCGAAGAGGTTGAAATTGGAGGTGGGCACATTCGAGATCAAGTATTTGGATGATGATCAAGAGTGGGTTGTATTAGCTTGTGATGCTGACTTGCAAGAATGTTTAGAAATCTCAAGATCATCAGGAAAGCACATGATAAGATTGCTTGTTCATGACATGATTGCCAACCTGGGAAGTTCATGTGAGAGCTCTGGCGAATGA